AGTGTATGGTGACCTCGAGCAATGCAGGTGAGACAGCAGGaaggtttttcattttaaattaaattcgtAAATGGTAGGAACTTTTAGTTTTTAATATGAACAGTGATTTATGATGGTATGAGCCAAAAGTGGACAAATTCATCAAACATACTGTCTTTTTTTGTCATAGAAGGACCAGATCAAAGTCACATGATTGTTAGACTTTTGGAGCCAGATCTCCAGTTGGTATAAATGCGTGTAGCTCCACTGCCTACAACAGAGCGACACCAGTTTACACTAAGGGTTTAGCCTTTGGTTGCCTTGGTTTCACTACTGTTTTATGAGACAATGAATTGGAAATCTGCCAAATTAAATTCTTTTCCTTTCTACCAGCCACTTTAtaacactgaaaatattataCAACATGCTTTTAGTACATGCAACCTGAGACACCAAGTTTCCCTTCTGTATGTTAGGTCCCAAGAAATGCTGCAGCACTAATATTCCTCTTCAAATTATCCTGGGTTCATGATCTTTGTCCTTCCTGAGGCTCCCGTCTGTCCTCCAAAAATACTGTATTTAAATTGATTATTTTAACCGCACCTTTGTCGCCATTGTTCTCTGTTGTTGCCAGTCTAGGATACTGCCAGAATGCTTATTTCCAAGTTGtatttaaagcaggggtgggaaaactttctGGCCCAAGGGCctcatctgggtatggaaattgtatagcATGTCATGAATGGTCACAAAattaggggttggggtgcggaagagggtgaggactctggctggggggcgcgggctctggggtggggccagaaatgaggagttcaggttatgggagggtgctccaggctgggaccgaggggttcagaggatgggagggagatcagggctagggcagggggttggggcacaggagagaGTCAGGGGGGTAGGCTCCGggtagcgcttacctcaagcagctcccagaagctgcagcatgttccctctccagctcctatgcggaggcgcagccaagcagctctgtgcgctgccctgtccgcaggtactgcccctgaagctcccattggccacggttcctggccaatgggagctgcgggggaagCACTTGGGGTGGGTACGTGTAGCATGTCCCCCTACGTGTAGGTGCTGgagagggggacatgctgctgcttctgggagctgcacggagtTGGGCAAGCCACTGACCCCAGCGGAaactcgagggccagattaaaacgtctggaggaCCGGGTGTAGCCCCCaggtcatagtttgcccaccctgttGTAGAGACTCAGGCTGCAGCCAAATTCAACCTTGACTTTAGTAGAGCTAAACCTTAGTAGTCTAGCtacaaaagatggattttaagtgtcTAATATTTACAGATTTGTCATGGGACTAAATAAAGCAGAGTTCTGACAATATCTCCAAATCTATTGGGTTACCTTTAAAATCAAACCCCCAGCTAAATTTATTTCAAGGCACAGTTCTAAATTATTGACCTACAGTACACATTTCTGGTCCAAAATAACGTAAAGTCTTCACTACAACAGATATTCTTTTGTGAAGGGCAAATTGGGAGGTTAACCAATGCTGAGGTATTTGAGGAAAATCTCTTTCTTTTTAGTGACATACGGGTATTTCCTCACTCCCCCATTAGAGAAATGCCTTAAGTGCAGATATCTAAATGAACTGGAACAAGCCAAATACCCATAAAGCCTGAAGTATAACACACTACTTAAGGAAATGTTTTCAATTAGCAGGTCAGATTCTGAAGATGCTGCTTGACCACGAAGCCAGGAAAGGCCCTCAAGGATTAGCTCACCCTGCTGTGCTTATGTAGCCAGAAGAAAATACCTCCCAGCTCATTACTGTAATTTATCCTCTAGCAATAAATCTGTAGTTCTCTGTGTTGAAGGTTGATGGCTGTCAATTTGTCAGCAAATGCAGGTCCCAGTAGCATAAGCCCCTGCAGAGAAACAGCACAAAACCATGACACATGCCTAGCTATAGGCATGATCCAGCAAAGAGCTGAGTGTCCTGAAGAAAAATAATGGATGATGATCAGCAACTCGCAAGAGAAGCTCAGCCCCtccctggatcaggccctgacaTTGCAAGGCACGGGATGAGCTTAGCAATAACACAcagtttctcttttctttgaATTTAGCCATGCTTTAGGTATTCCATCTAATGTCACTTAAAGATAACTAAAACTAATATTCAGCACAGGTACCCTACCTGACAGTTTCTACAGAAGTCAATAGCATGGAAAGCAGCTGATTTGTTAACCCTCAAAACATTAAAGGATCCATctatgttacacacacacacacacacatccccaggTGAGCAGaacccttaaaaaaacaaacaggtctCTTTTCCTTTGTATTTCATCTGAGGTCTAAATGAGGCCAGCACCTCTATTAGTAGCTATTTCTGGTATCAGACTGTTGGCTAATTGTTTGTTGCTGCTGGACCTGAGATTGAGAGCTGAAGAAACTATTTGTGGTGTGTTGTCCTGCTTCACCCTGATGCCACGTCAGGAGAGTGAGAAACTTTTCCGTTTTTATATGGTCTTTTATCTGTCTTAAAGGTTACCACGCCAACAGGAAAGAAACTGTGACTGAGGGTCAGTCTCATTAGGgtaaaacaaatgcattttagCATGTCTTCAAAAACTGTAAGcactttcctgaatcaaggcctaacTTAGTGAATAAACTAAAACATGTGTTGGTCTTCCTCTCCTGctgacccccccccatccccactcttgacttcagtgggacttaaacacatgcttaaagtgctATCCTAACCAAGGATGGATTTAAGTGTTTGCTTAAGTACTTTCCTCAATCAAGGCTGCAATTAATTAACTCTAGCAGTGAATTTATCCAAACCTAAGAACAGGGTCCACGTTATCCTTTCAGTTACATTTCCATAACTGCTACTGAAGCCCAGCAtataatgacttcagtgggaagtaTGAGCACGTACTAGCTGTTTGATTTGCCTCTCACCCAATCCATGAGTGAGATCCAATTCCACTTGTTATTTCAGCACCCAGAGTAAATTGTTCAAATAGCCTCTGGGTATATTTTCCTTTGCTTTGCACTGACATAGCTAAACTTAGAATCACAGGCATGTCTTTAAAGGAGACTAACTGTGCagctttagaaaaaacaaacctgCAAGATCAAATTCATCCCTAAGTTAAGAAGATGCAGTTTCAGAATCAGCAGCAGATTTGCGTCTCTTTTCCACGTTGAGCCAATGAAGTCAATAAGTGACTTTGTCCCTGCACAGAATATAGAATGAAATGCTGGTTCTGGGCCACAGCACAAGAAACTTCAGAGTTAATATTTaatatacttattttaaaataagagtcAGGGCACACTTAGGATAATATACATGCAATTTTAATAAGTCCTGGGGTATAGGTCAATTTGGCAGGAGACTGCTTGGTATCACCCTATGAATTCAGTCAGTGGCTGCGTTACCTTAACTGACCTCTGGGCTGCACCGTGAGAGTCCTTTGATGTCTCCCTCCACTTCAGTTTGAGACCTATAATCACCTCTTATCACTAGGTGAATACCAGCAGTGTGCTCTTCCTGTGGATAGAGAAGACGACAGCTGCTTCCTAAGATTCATTTGATATGCGGGTCAGCCATCGAAGAGCATTTGCTTTACTAGTGGGGAGCGAACCTGCCTATAAATGCCAAGAACAATGCACCTGCttcactttgcctcagtctttaataaggctaatgaggatcttaggggaTAATGGTTGCATGACAAacgggaatgaggatatggaggtagatattaccatatctgaggtagaagtgaaactcaaacagcttaatgggactaaatcggggggcccaagAATATTAAATagtcatccaagaatattaaaggaattggcacatgaaattgcaagcccattagcaagaatttttaataaatctgtaaactcagggattgtacagaacgattggagaattgctaacatagttcctatttttaagaaagggaaaaaaagtaatccgggtaactacaggcctgttagtttgatatctgtagtatgcaaggtcttggaaaaaatttttgaaggagaaagtagttaaggatattgaggtcaatggtaaatgggtcaaaatacaacatggttttacaaaagatagattgtgccaaaccaacctgatctccttctttgagaaagtaacagattttttagacaaaggaaacgcagtggatctaatttacctagatttcagtaaggcatttgataccgtgccacagggggaattattagttaaattggaaaagatggagatCAATATGaatattgaaagatggataaggaattggttaacagggagactacagcaggtcatactgaaaggtgaactgtcaggctggagggaggttacctcagggagttcctcagggatcaattttgggaccaatcttatttaatctttttattactgaccttggcacaaaaaatgggagtgtgctaataaagtttgcggatgatactaagctgggaggtattgccaatttagagagaccggggtatcatacaggaagatctggatgaccttgtaaactggactaatagtaataagatgaaatttaatagtgagaagtgtaaggtcatgcatttagggattaataacaagaattttagttagaagctggggacgcatcaattagaagtaagggaggaggagaaggactttggagtattggttgatcacagaatgactatgacctgccaatgtgatatggccatgaaaaacgctaatgtggtcttgggatgcatcaagtgaggtatttccagtagagataaggaggttttagtactgttatacaaggcactggtgagacctcatctggaataatgtgtgcagttttggtctcccatgtttaagaaggatgaattcaaactggaacaggtacagagaagggctactaggatgatccgaggaatggaaaacctgtcttatgaaaggagactcaaggagcttggcttgtttagcctaaccaaaagaaggttgaggggagatatgattgttctctataaataaatcagagggataaataccggagagggagaggaattatttaagctcagtaccaatgtggacacaagaacaaatggatataaactggccatagggaaatttagacttgaaattagatgaatgtttctaaccatcagaggactgaagttctggaatagccttccaagggaagcagtgggggcaaaagacctatctggcttcaagattaaactcgataggTTTacggagatggtatgatgggataacatgattttggcaattaattgatctttaaacaTTCTTgttaaataggcccaatggccggtgatgggatgttagatggggtgggatctgagttactacagagaattctttcttcggtatctggctggtgaatcttgctgatatgctcagggttcagttgatcaccatatttggggttgggaaggaattttcctccagggcagacagaaggggccctggaggtttttcgccttcctctgtagcatggggcatgggtcacttgctgggggattctctgctccttgaagtctttaaaccatggtttgaggacttcaatagctcagacataggtgagaggtttatcgcaggagtgggtgggtgagattctgtggcctgcattgtgcaggaggtcagactagatgatcataatggtcccttctgaccttaatatctatgaaaggTAGCACAACTATTGATTTCACCGCAGTTACACCACCTTGCAACAGCAGTGAAGTTAGTGCGCTCTTCAAGAAATCTGACCCAATAGGCAAAAGTCTAGAGTGAAGCTCCCAGTCACAGGTCTCCTGCTTGGTGTTGATTGTCTTCCATGCTCTGGGGATGGCTGAATAGTTCAAGTGCTGTAGAGTGTATACTAAAtagagtggtttcagagtagcagccgtgttagtctctaaggtggcacaagtagtcctcttctttttgcaaatacagactaaccaatttatttgagcataagctttcgtgagctacagctcacttcatcattttccacggaatgcacccgatgaagtgagctgtagctcacaaaagcttatgctcaaataaatttgttagtctctaagatgccacaagtcctccttttctttttcttaaatagaGTGGGTTTTTAAATAGTTAGTGAGCCCTCTAGTGGTGCTCATTGTATTCTGTGGTTTAGAAGCCGCCAGACCCAGAGCAGTGGTATATATGTAGCTAGGCCTGACATATTTGTGTCTTTTTAGTCTATGTGGTAATTGGGACCTAACTGTGCCCAGGTAGTTTCTTCATATTGAAAGAGCAAAAGGCACAATAAGCACCAATTTGGAATGTGCCCTTTAAAGAGTGAATTCAATGGTGGGCAACCCAGTTTAGTTGCAAACCAAAATGGGACATTATTCTCTTTTGCCTGGATAGATGAAATTCCCATTAATGGTAATGTGCATATGCCCTGAGAGGAGAAACTCTAGGACTAATTATATGGAAGGGGAAGTACAAAGTATAGCACTGCAAAGATTCattcataaattttaaggccagaagagaccactacATCATCTTCACTGatttcctatataacacaggccatggaacatCTCCCAGTAATTCCTCTATATAGTCCAAAAACAGAGCCACAAGAAAACACACATATTAGAATATTGCAAACTTTAGAAGTTGTTCTGAATCTGGAAGTAAAATAAGGTACTGGGCCCTATCCTGCTCCTACTGCTGTCAACGGAAGTCAATTTTGCCATTAACTAAAACAGGGGTGTTTCTACCCATATGAAGAGCAGTGTTTTGTTCTGTACCATGGGCAAAATTAATCCCTTGTGTAACTCCAGTTAATTTAATGTTGCTCCTGTAGCTTTGTGAAGAGAATACCAATTTCAACTGTTGAATTTCTCATTTCTTTCCCCCCTACCCTCAGAAAAGACATTTTCTTCAAACAGCAGTGTGATCCTGGACAACAGCATTTAGACATCCTACGTACAAATTCCCTGCTAGTCGACTTCCATAGGACATGGGAAGCCAACTGTAGATTGTTCTTCCCATCTCCAGGACTGTAACATCAAACTGCCCTTTAAATGCGCCTGGCCAACATTCAGAGGAATGCCACACACAGGAGATGATCCAGATTGTCTACACTGCTTGTGTTAGGCCATTGTGTATGGATTAAAACTCTGGGAAAGAGGCAAAGAAGGTAGAATGGctggttttcattttatttgtattacagtaataccTGGTGACCCCAATGAATATCagagacccattgtgctaggcactgtccagacacacagggcaggggccaggaacAGTCTCTGGCTGACATCTGAAAATCTGAACAGATAATACAAAGGGTAGGAGaagaaacaggtgcagagaagtgaagtgaagtgacttgcccaagtcacacagTGGATTAGGAGGGCTAGGATTAGAACAACAGTCTCCTACCTAGTTCTGTAATTTTTTGCAAAGCCGGGATTTTTTCCTGTAATAAAAcaattgaaatatttaaatagttgTTTGCttgatcattaatattttaaatgaatcacAAAACCAGCTTGTCTCCTCTCCATAGACGCTAAAGATTCCATAGTACTCTGTAAGTGGATCACCAACTGCACTTAAATGTTCAAACATTGACATATTAATCAGGGCCAAGCCTTGCAGAAGTAGGAGGTTAGGCTCCTAAATCGCAATTTAGTCAACTAAATGAGCGGTCCGCTTTTCAAAAGCGGCAAGAACCCAGCAGGTCCCACTAATCTCAGTGGCTCAGCACTTGGGGGGGAAAACAGGCCACTTAAGGTGCCCAAATAGGGATTTAGAAGCCCATCCATACCTCCTATTTTTGAAACACGTGGGTCGCCTGAGGAGGTTGCCCCTCCTTTCCCCATTGTTGTGGAGCATGCCGTATGCCTGTTGTTGCCACCACCCATGTTGCAAAGGtgacagcatttcagtggtgcttgGGGATccttcagggtgaaattcactgtgtAAATGTAATAATGTCCTATCAACTGGAATTGCAGTGTAGGGTCACCCAAATGACATGATAAACTCTGAGAAAGTTACCTTGTCCTGCAGTAGCTAGGATGGTCTTTCTAGCAAAAAGCAgtaattttctctctccttatGTATTTACATTTGCAGAGGCTAAATATACTTGTGCCAAAGTTAGGCCCTGATGCTTAAATCCATTCCTGTTCAAcaaagcccttaagcacatgcttaaccaGGGACATTGAGCCAGACCTTCTCACATTAACAGTGTGGGTCAAGTTTTTCAAAAACAGGAGGTTTAGTTGGACTTTTAAATAGTTCTTCTATTTAGGAGTCTGTCTAccttaaatgggacttaagcaaaTATGTGAATGCTTTGCTCAACTGGGCCTTAAATGCAAAAAGTTTGGGACGTACCAAATCAGAGCTCCAGTCCCGATTGTGACAGTTTCCTCTCCAACCTGCAGCAATTGAGAGGGAGGGAAATTCTCCCCTTTGCAGAGAGCTAGCATAAGGCCCATTCACCACTTAGCTTATGCACCACTGAAGCCTAACTATGTCctttgtgctggccttctgcactgGGGAGAGTTTCACCAGCTAGGCCTTGTATACAACAGTATCACCACCCCCAAATATTCAATGTTAAAGATATTCTCATGATTCAGCCAAAAGTCAAGTTATTGGccttctgattatttttttttttaacctttaggttgcatttgggtcacattttcaaccttttctccccGACCATGAAGGCTAGatatgtttttaatgaaagctgagaatctCACGCATAACGCCAGGAACCAGGGTGTCAATATAAGTACCAAAGTTTGTAAAAGTTATAGTGAAGTCGCAAGAATTGATAACACTGCTGTACTATGCAGAGCAGCACCCGTTTAaatgaaaggtgtgatttttaacCTGTAAGGGTGATCAGATAAAGCAAACCTAGTTCAACCTATAATAAAATTGACTAGGAACtaaactgcaaagaaaaaaaaaaaaaaaggccccaCTCCTAAACCAACCTAAAGAGAATTGCACCAGCTAcatcaatttagttaaactgaCATAGATCCAAACTAGCACTGGTTTAGTTgaactaagagtatgtctacactgcaatcgggAGCTGTGATTCCAGCATGCGTAGACATGCACAGACAGTGGCCACTCAAGCCTGTGCCCTGTGTTGTGGGCAGGTGGGCTAGCCTGTGCAGCCACTTGTTCTGCCATGGCTTTACTACCGCTATTATTCAAGTTAGCTTGGGTATGTCAATGCCTGCTGCAGTTACACCTCCTgactgccatgtagacataccctaaagcaTTAATGTCACTGAGcgggattttctaaagcacctacGGGAATTAGGTGCCGACTGTcaatggagttaggcacctgtgAGCTGGGTGAGATTTCAGTGCTTAACCCAAGTGTCTCGTatttctcccatctgtaaaatagagatattAATACTTAACTACAGTACAgcgcggggaggggagggcattGGGAGGCTCAGTTAATTAGGATTTGTAAAGCTCTATGAAATCTTCAGATGGATATTCCTTCTAAATATGCCAGAAAGGCACCTAATAGCATTCTATGTGTATGACATAAGTTAATTGACAATAGCAGCTAGCCCCATCAACAACCCACAACAAAACTCTGCCCACAACAGTTAAAAAATTAAGAAACTTAACAAAATAATAAAGGATAACGTGTTCGCAGTACTAGTGTGTTAAAAGGCTGCATACTCTTCACCACTCTCTACTAAACACAAATCAATAGGCGGGAAGTTATAGTTAGAATTCTCTTCCTGCTCCTCGAGATACCACTTAGTGACTACTCTCCTTGGAAAAGCAGAAATCTCCCTGGGTTTTATTTCACATGACAAGGTTATAACCAAGAAATGAGCTGAGATTATTAATTCTGTAGTGTGAAAGACATCTGCAACAAGATCACATGCTGTTTTTGTTTCGGCAAACTGTCTGACAATGGTGTTCTCCAGCCATGTCTTAGCAGTAAAGGTCAGGCTGGGTTCTGTACTTCTCTAGAAATGAGTCTGACTGCAGTGGTCAGAAGAGATTCTTTTTCTATATCTAAGAAAAAAATGATATTTCAGGAAAATTGCATGGCAAATAAATGTGCTGCCAAGAAACATAGGATTGCACAGTCCCTTGCCGAAGGGGAAAGCAGTAAAATATTAATGACCACATTGGTACCAGCTCAAATCAAGAAATTTGGAGGTAAAAGGTTATCCTGCAACTTTGGAATTACTGCATTCAGCCAAAGAAATAAGTCTTTCAAATATGGTGCTTGCAATGGTCTGTTTTTCTACAAATGGAGCAGTGGGGATTAACCTAGtaagtaaaaaaacaacaagaattTCCCATGTGTACTGAATTATTTGTATCTATGTTTTCTTTCCAGTTGGAGTTGTCTAATACAGCAATCCTTCATCAGATTAGGAGAGACCAAGTCACAGATACATGTCGAGCCAACAGCATGTCTAGCAGGAAACGCCGTGTGCTGACACCCAACGATCTCAAACATTTGGTGGTGGATGAAGATAATGAAATGATCTATTGTTATGTGCCCAAAGTGGCCTGTACAAACTGGAAGAGAATCATGATGGTCTTGACAGGAAGGGGCAAATACAGTGACCCCATGGAAATACCAGCCAATGAAGCCCATATATCCTCAAACCTGAAGACCCTCAACCAGTACAGCATTCCAGAGATCAACCACCGTTTAAAAAGCTACATGAAGTTCCTGTTTGTCCGCGAGCCTTTTGAGAGACTGGTGTCAGCCTACAGGAACAAGTTCACCCAGAAGTACAACACCTCCTTTCACAAGAGATACGGTACCAAAATCGTGAGGCGCCAAAGGAAAAATGCCACCCAGGAGGCTCTGCGTAAAGGTGACGACGTGAAATTCGAGGAGTTTGTGGCATATCTCATTGACCCACATACCCAAAGAGAAGAACCTTTCAATGAGCACTGGCAAACTGTCTACTCCCTCTGTCACCCCTGCCATATCCATTATGACCTCATAGGAAAGTATGAGACACTTGAAGATGATTCCAATTACATCCTTCAACTTGCAGGAGTAGGCAGCTACCTGAAGTTCCCCACCTATGCAAAGTCTACGAGAACTACTGATGAAATGACCACAGAGTTCTTCCAGAACATCAGCTTGGAACACCA
The Eretmochelys imbricata isolate rEreImb1 chromosome 1, rEreImb1.hap1, whole genome shotgun sequence DNA segment above includes these coding regions:
- the CHST11 gene encoding carbohydrate sulfotransferase 11 isoform X2, with product MKQALMEVMRMNRICRMVLVTCFGSFILVIFYFQIIRRNPFGMDICCRKGSRSPLQELYSPIQLELSNTAILHQIRRDQVTDTCRANSMSSRKRRVLTPNDLKHLVVDEDNEMIYCYVPKVACTNWKRIMMVLTGRGKYSDPMEIPANEAHISSNLKTLNQYSIPEINHRLKSYMKFLFVREPFERLVSAYRNKFTQKYNTSFHKRYGTKIVRRQRKNATQEALRKGDDVKFEEFVAYLIDPHTQREEPFNEHWQTVYSLCHPCHIHYDLIGKYETLEDDSNYILQLAGVGSYLKFPTYAKSTRTTDEMTTEFFQNISLEHQTQLYEVYKLDFLMFNYSVPSYLKPE
- the CHST11 gene encoding carbohydrate sulfotransferase 11 isoform X1, whose amino-acid sequence is MKQALMEVMRMNRICRMVLVTCFGSFILVIFYFQSMLHPVIRRNPFGMDICCRKGSRSPLQELYSPIQLELSNTAILHQIRRDQVTDTCRANSMSSRKRRVLTPNDLKHLVVDEDNEMIYCYVPKVACTNWKRIMMVLTGRGKYSDPMEIPANEAHISSNLKTLNQYSIPEINHRLKSYMKFLFVREPFERLVSAYRNKFTQKYNTSFHKRYGTKIVRRQRKNATQEALRKGDDVKFEEFVAYLIDPHTQREEPFNEHWQTVYSLCHPCHIHYDLIGKYETLEDDSNYILQLAGVGSYLKFPTYAKSTRTTDEMTTEFFQNISLEHQTQLYEVYKLDFLMFNYSVPSYLKPE